A genome region from Festucalex cinctus isolate MCC-2025b chromosome 17, RoL_Fcin_1.0, whole genome shotgun sequence includes the following:
- the LOC144004600 gene encoding EF-hand calcium-binding domain-containing protein 4B-like — MTEVLKSQQPTSRAPTMAALTVPSALTNAAAGSRMAQRGHRSGEGHGCNEEPLKCESEWPKRESGHVGQNTVREKTHEFFQVCDIEKKGFITQRDMQRLLGELPLNADELEKVFDTLDSDSNGFLTLDEFSTGFSEFLYGKNIALSDSMGDRPHCTKPPEVLYHSQWEESSATTEDEEEKHFSMLMESLGANNVFEDPAEVRSLWAQLRRDEPHLLSNFEDFLARVTSQIIVANQEKREMENALKRKSATHDDEIHRLYEEMEQQIKNERERIVLQDYKKFVSRSQDLEKQLTTKEKDLERLFQKQRRLEDQCQELHSEQHVTKVENVKLKKTNDELAKELDHTSQELLSAQEQLSLLHEQSTRLNEEKEMEIYRLTEGLQRERASLLKQLDLMREVNKHLRDEKDIFIQKPKHCKNTGLQPRSLYNAGGHTYFPKSEEEVEDVRQNPATVPSNPCGPEGTRSYLQRIISIEEDHLPHLLQNGGQTQVPLQAFVEGEELSDHEENIDLLMSDICSAQPQQSQGAGEISQSPMSPRGQPVGKETSINEESSLSLPDRLFKIVLVGNSSVGKTSLLRRFCDDCFNPDTCATVGIDYSVKTIRVDNCQVALQVWDTAGQERYRSITKQFFRKADGVVVMYDITVEQSFTAVREWLTSVKEGSGEDITVMLLGNKTDLEIARQVQKSMGVRLAEDCQMTFFECSAFSGYNVMEAMLHLARTLKEQEDREKEKTVQLVGSSLEKKKSCC, encoded by the exons ATGACTGAGGTGCTCAAATCACAGCAACCCACTTCTCGTGCACCTACCATGGCGGCGTTGACCGTCCCCTCTGCCCTCACCAACGCCGCTGCTGGCTCCAGGATGGCGCAGCGAGGGCACCGAAGCGGCGAAGGGCATGGATGCAATGAAGAGCCCCTCAAATGTGAGAGTGAGTGGCCGAAGCGGGAGAGCGGGCATGTTGGTCAAAACACTGTCCGGGAGAAAACGCACGAGTTCTTCCAAGTGTGCGACATTGAGAAAAAGGGCTTCATCACCCAACGTGACATGCAG AGGCTGCTTGGCGAGCTCCCTCTCAATGCGGATGAGTTGGAGAAAGTGTTTGACACTTTAGATTCTGACAGCAATGGATTTCTTACCCTCGATGAGTTCTCCACTGGCTTTA GTGAATTTTTGTATGGCAAGaatattgctttaagcgacagCATGGGAGATAGACCCCACTGTACAAAGCCTCCAGAGGTCCTCTACCACAGCCAGTGGGAAGAGAGCTCGGCAACCacagaggatgaggaggagaaacatttttccatgctgatGGAAAGCCTCGGAGCCAACAATGTCTTTGAAGA CCCTGCAGAGGTACGCAGTTTGTGGGCCCAGCTACGCCGAGATGAACCGCACCTTTTATCCAATTTTGAGGACTTCCTGGCAAGGGTAACATCCCAGATAATTGTGGCTAACCAGGAAAAGCGAGAGATGGAGAACGCTCTGAAACG AAAATCAGCTACACATGATGATGAGATCCATCGCCTCTACGAAGAAATGGAGCAGcaaataaagaatgaaagagaaCGGATTGTgctacag GACTATAAGAAGTTTGTGTCTCGCAGTCAAGACCTTGAAAAACAGCTGACCACCAAGGAGAAAGATTTAGAGCGGCTCTTTCAGAAGCAGAGGAGG TTGGAAGATCAGTGTCAGGAGCTTCACAGTGAGCAACATGTAACCAAGGTGGAGAACGTGAAGCTGAAGAAGACAAATGATGAACTAGCAAAGGAACTGGATCACACCAGTCAAGAGCTGCTCTCGGCACAGGAGCAGCTGAGTCTCCTGCATGAGCAGTCCACGCGACTTAACGAGGAGAAGGAGAT GGAAATATACAGACTGACGGAGGGACTCCAGCGTGAGCGAGCAAGCCTTCTCAAACAACTGGACCTGATGAG GGAAGTGAATAAACATTTACGGGATGAAAAGGACATTTTCATTCAG AAACCAAAACATTGTAAGAATACAGGATTACAGCCAAGGTCCTTATATAATGCTGGGGGACATACTTACTTCCCAAAAAG TGAGGAGGAGGTCGAGGACGTAAGGCAGAATCCAGCCACTGTGCCAAGCAATCCATGTGGTCCAGAGGGGACCAGAAGTTACCTACAGAGGATCATCTCTATCGAGGAGGACCACCTCCCACATTTGCTCCAAAATGGCGGTCAGACCCAAGTCCCTCTTCAAGCGTTTGTCGAAGGCGAGGAACTGTCAGACCACGAAGAGAATATCGACTTGTTGATGAGCGATATTTGCTCTGCTCAGCCGCAACAGTCACAGGGAGCTGGAGAAATAAGTCAAAGTCCCATGTCTCCAAGAGGTCAACCTGTTGGCAAGGAGACCAGCATAAAT GAGGAAAGCAGTCTGTCGCTGCCCGACCGTCTCTTTAAAATCGTTCTGGTGGGGAACTCCAGTGTCGGAAAGACATCCCTCCTTCGACGCTTTTGTGATGACTGTTTCAATCCTGACACTTGTGCCACCGTTG GCATAGACTACAGTGTGAAGACAATAAGGGTGGACAACTGCCAGGTGGCGCTACAGGTCTGGGATACAGCAGGACAAGAAAG GTATCGAAGCATCACCAAGCAATTTTTCCGCAAAGCTGACGGTGTGGTGGTGATGTATGACATAACGGTTGAGCAGAGTTTCACAGCTGTCAGAGAGTGGCTGACAAGTGTGAAG GAGGGCTCGGGCGAAGACATAACTGTAATGTTGTTGGGAAACAAAACTGACCTCGAAATTGCGAGACAAGTGCAAAAATCAATGGGCGTGAGGCTAGCTGAG gACTGTCAGATGACTTTTTTTGAGTGCAGTGCATTCTCGGGGTATAATGTGATGGAGGCCATGCTTCACCTGGCGAG AACCCTGAAAGAGCAAGAGGACCGAGAAAAAGAGAAGACTGTCCAGTTGGTCGGCAGTTCATTGGAGAAGAAAAAATCCTGCTGCTAA